The Pseudopipra pipra isolate bDixPip1 chromosome 6, bDixPip1.hap1, whole genome shotgun sequence genome includes a region encoding these proteins:
- the UNC93B1 gene encoding protein unc-93 homolog B1 isoform X1: MGPRQCQVPGWALRGQRHSWTILWVLTPTTMRRRRSRSTSAASVSASSRMWWPPVWRAPSPTAYTWVWARPRGPQNNPGCSEHAVTAPGPPAGLLQMQLILHYDETYREVKYSNIQLEDIDHKVLMGINVTPVAALLYTPILIRFFGTKWAMFLAVGIYALFVSSNYWERYYTLVPSAVAIGMVIVPLWASMGNYITRMAQKYYEYVNYKEEQERVRAPRDACNAYIIIFQTIFYSCFHVSASGMGGMGRGGRTGSAEPAPPLHLVVELRLRSDAHGLLPQQLPVPAQPHAVRSEALRDPEPRHAARLQQDSAAEPAPQRQPHRGGERVDGRRLPRHAGGAGAVRRRVPAHGGDRHAQHRLGEHLPAALQAHAGLSPAAPPAAVHLQRLRGALCLHRILPGRTWDGVGGVRERGRVTLSPPSLQNYGVCTLGLEKLAYLLMAYGFSASACSSLALSMLRLRRQIPLLAGAVIHAGLLVLLFCWAPEPRQQAQAPLLYIVAALWGMGSTLNKTGISILLGMLYKNKERQDFIFTIYHWWQALAIFAVYLSSGLPMKVSPRCAPAQPWDVPSSPDPKPRCAAGQAVHAAADAGGGGGDVPVDGAEAGAARGIPAAPPAAPTPQALRVPLPGGGQLGRDRLRGRRGPAGRQGEPGRGCPRGRAAHRGRGAAGIDTARPRPALKRRAGPLPSLGMPKPPPVGLKPPSGQACSPPSKAAHSAPRSGPQAPRLTCSPPERLTDPQTVVQTPRQTRGPAGHAHSPLSWGAAPQTEPQHPSPTLQPPQAGRQPPQGNLVPS; this comes from the exons ATGGGGCCAAGACAGTGCCAGGTGCCGGGCTGGGCACTGAGGGGACAGAGACACAG CTGGACGATTTTGTGGGTGCTCACCCCGACTAcaatgaggaggaggaggagcagaagtACTTCCGCCGCAAGCGTCTCGGCGTCATCAAGAATGTGGTGGCCGCCAGTCTGGCGGGCACCCTCACCTACGGCGTATACCTGGGTATGGGCAcgtcccaggggtccccaaaACAATCCAGGGTGCTCAGAGCACGCGGTGACCGCCCCTGGACCCCCCGCAGGCctgctgcagatgcagctgATCCTTCACTATGATGAGACCTACCGGGAGGTGAAGTACAGCAACATCCAGCTGGAGGACATCGACCACAAGGTGCTGATGGGCATCAACGTCACGCCCGTGGCGGCGCTGCTCTACACACCCATCCTCATCAG GTTTTTCGGCACCAAGTGGGCCATGTTCCTGGCGGTGGGCATCTACGCCCTCTTCGTCTCCAGCAACTACTGGGAGCGCTACTACACCTTGGTGCCCTCCGCTGTGGCCATCGGCATGGTCATCGTGCCCCTCTGGGCCTCCATGGGCAACTACATCACGCG GATGGCCCAGAAGTACTACGAGTATGTCAACTacaaggaggagcaggagagggtgCGGGCACCGCGGGACGCTTGCAATGCCTACATCATCATCTTCCAGACCATCTTCTACTCCTGCTTCCACGTGAGCGCCAGTGGGATGGGCGGGATGGGCAGGGGGGGCCGCACCGGCAGCGCTGAGCCTGCCCCCCCTCTACATCTCGTAGTTGAGCTTCGTCTGCGCTCAGATGCCCATggtcttcttcctcaacaactACCTGTACCAGCTCAACCACACGCTGTTCGCAGTGAAGCACTGCG GGACCCTGAGCCACGGCACGCTGCCCGGCTTCAACAAGACAGTGCTGCAGAGCCTGCCCCGCAGCGTCAACCTCATCGTGGTGGAGAGCGCGTTGATGGCCGCCGCCTTCCTCGCCATGCTGGTG gtgctggtgctgtgcGGCGCCGCGTACCGGCCCATGGAGGAGATCGACATGCGCAGCATCGGCTGGGGGAACATCTTCCAGCTGCCCTTCAAGCACATGCGGGACTATCgcctgcagcacctcctgccGCTGTTCATCTACAGCGGCTTCGAGGTGCTCTTTGTCTGCACCGGATTCTCCCTGGTAGGacctgggatggggtgggaggggtgagGGAGCGGGGCCGCGTGACACTGAGCCCGCCCTCGCTGCAGAACTACGGCGTGTGCACCCTGGGGCTGGAGAAGTTGGCATATCTCCTCATGGCCTACGGCTTCTCTGCCTCGGcgtgctccagcctggccctgagcATGCTGCGCCTGCGCCGGCAAATCCCGCTCCTGGCTGGGGCTGTCATCCACGCCGGACTCCTGGTGCTGCTCTTCTGCTGGGCGCCAGAGCCCCGGCAGCAGGCACAGGCACCGCTGCTCTACATCGTCGCCGCACTCTGGGGCATGGGCAGCACCCTCAACAAGACCGGAATCAGCA TCCTCCTGGGAATGTTGTACAAGAACAAGGAGCGCCAAGACTTCATCTTCACCATCTACCACTGGTGGCAGGCCCTGGCCATCTTCGCCGTCTACCTGTCATCCGGGCTGCCCATGAAGGTGAGCCCCAGGTgcgccccagcccagccctgggacgTTCCAAGCTCTCCGGATCCCAAACCTCGCTGTGCCGCAGGCCAAGCTGTCCATGCTGCTGCTGACGCTGGTGGTGGCGGTGGGGACGTACCTGTGGATGGAGCGGAAGCTGGCGCGGCGCGTGGAATACCGGCTGCCCCGCCTGCCGCGCCCACGCCACAAGCCCTGCGGGTACCGCTACCTGGAGGAGGACAACTCGGACGAGACCGGCTCCGAGGACGGCGGGGACCAGCAGGACGGCAGGGAGAGCCCGGCAGGGGCTGCCCGCGGGGACGAGCAGCCCACAGAGGACGGGGAGCAGCTGGGATAGacacagcccggccccgccccgccctcAAGCGCCGAGCGGGGCCATTGCCCTCCCTGGGGATGCCCAAACCCCCCCCAGTGGGCCTCAAACCCCCCTCAGGTCAGGcttgcagcccccccagcaaAGCAGCCCACAGCGCCCCCAGGTCAGGTCCACAGGCCCCCAGACTGACCTGCAGCCCCCCAGAGAGGCTCACAGACCCCCAGACTGTGGTACAGACCCCCAGGCAGACCCGCGGCCCTGCAGGTCATGCCCACAGTCCCCTAAGCTGGGGTGCAGCCCCTCAGACAGAACCACAGCACCCCAGCCCaaccctgcagcccccccaggcAGGCCGACAGCCCCCCCAGGGCAACCTTGTACCCTCCTAG
- the UNC93B1 gene encoding protein unc-93 homolog B1 isoform X3: MEKDPDCCQDGAKTVPGAGLGTEGTETQLDDFVGAHPDYNEEEEEQKYFRRKRLGVIKNVVAASLAGTLTYGVYLGLLQMQLILHYDETYREVKYSNIQLEDIDHKVLMGINVTPVAALLYTPILIRFFGTKWAMFLAVGIYALFVSSNYWERYYTLVPSAVAIGMVIVPLWASMGNYITRMAQKYYEYVNYKEEQERVRAPRDACNAYIIIFQTIFYSCFHVSASGMGGMGRGGRTGSAEPAPPLHLVVELRLRSDAHGLLPQQLPVPAQPHAVRSEALRDPEPRHAARLQQDSAAEPAPQRQPHRGGERVDGRRLPRHAGGAGAVRRRVPAHGGDRHAQHRLGEHLPAALQAHAGLSPAAPPAAVHLQRLRGALCLHRILPGRTWDGVGGVRERGRVTLSPPSLQNYGVCTLGLEKLAYLLMAYGFSASACSSLALSMLRLRRQIPLLAGAVIHAGLLVLLFCWAPEPRQQAQAPLLYIVAALWGMGSTLNKTGISILLGMLYKNKERQDFIFTIYHWWQALAIFAVYLSSGLPMKVSPRCAPAQPWDVPSSPDPKPRCAAGQAVHAAADAGGGGGDVPVDGAEAGAARGIPAAPPAAPTPQALRVPLPGGGQLGRDRLRGRRGPAGRQGEPGRGCPRGRAAHRGRGAAGIDTARPRPALKRRAGPLPSLGMPKPPPVGLKPPSGQACSPPSKAAHSAPRSGPQAPRLTCSPPERLTDPQTVVQTPRQTRGPAGHAHSPLSWGAAPQTEPQHPSPTLQPPQAGRQPPQGNLVPS; encoded by the exons ATGGAGAAGGACCCCGACTGCTGCCAGGATGGGGCCAAGACAGTGCCAGGTGCCGGGCTGGGCACTGAGGGGACAGAGACACAG CTGGACGATTTTGTGGGTGCTCACCCCGACTAcaatgaggaggaggaggagcagaagtACTTCCGCCGCAAGCGTCTCGGCGTCATCAAGAATGTGGTGGCCGCCAGTCTGGCGGGCACCCTCACCTACGGCGTATACCTGG GCctgctgcagatgcagctgATCCTTCACTATGATGAGACCTACCGGGAGGTGAAGTACAGCAACATCCAGCTGGAGGACATCGACCACAAGGTGCTGATGGGCATCAACGTCACGCCCGTGGCGGCGCTGCTCTACACACCCATCCTCATCAG GTTTTTCGGCACCAAGTGGGCCATGTTCCTGGCGGTGGGCATCTACGCCCTCTTCGTCTCCAGCAACTACTGGGAGCGCTACTACACCTTGGTGCCCTCCGCTGTGGCCATCGGCATGGTCATCGTGCCCCTCTGGGCCTCCATGGGCAACTACATCACGCG GATGGCCCAGAAGTACTACGAGTATGTCAACTacaaggaggagcaggagagggtgCGGGCACCGCGGGACGCTTGCAATGCCTACATCATCATCTTCCAGACCATCTTCTACTCCTGCTTCCACGTGAGCGCCAGTGGGATGGGCGGGATGGGCAGGGGGGGCCGCACCGGCAGCGCTGAGCCTGCCCCCCCTCTACATCTCGTAGTTGAGCTTCGTCTGCGCTCAGATGCCCATggtcttcttcctcaacaactACCTGTACCAGCTCAACCACACGCTGTTCGCAGTGAAGCACTGCG GGACCCTGAGCCACGGCACGCTGCCCGGCTTCAACAAGACAGTGCTGCAGAGCCTGCCCCGCAGCGTCAACCTCATCGTGGTGGAGAGCGCGTTGATGGCCGCCGCCTTCCTCGCCATGCTGGTG gtgctggtgctgtgcGGCGCCGCGTACCGGCCCATGGAGGAGATCGACATGCGCAGCATCGGCTGGGGGAACATCTTCCAGCTGCCCTTCAAGCACATGCGGGACTATCgcctgcagcacctcctgccGCTGTTCATCTACAGCGGCTTCGAGGTGCTCTTTGTCTGCACCGGATTCTCCCTGGTAGGacctgggatggggtgggaggggtgagGGAGCGGGGCCGCGTGACACTGAGCCCGCCCTCGCTGCAGAACTACGGCGTGTGCACCCTGGGGCTGGAGAAGTTGGCATATCTCCTCATGGCCTACGGCTTCTCTGCCTCGGcgtgctccagcctggccctgagcATGCTGCGCCTGCGCCGGCAAATCCCGCTCCTGGCTGGGGCTGTCATCCACGCCGGACTCCTGGTGCTGCTCTTCTGCTGGGCGCCAGAGCCCCGGCAGCAGGCACAGGCACCGCTGCTCTACATCGTCGCCGCACTCTGGGGCATGGGCAGCACCCTCAACAAGACCGGAATCAGCA TCCTCCTGGGAATGTTGTACAAGAACAAGGAGCGCCAAGACTTCATCTTCACCATCTACCACTGGTGGCAGGCCCTGGCCATCTTCGCCGTCTACCTGTCATCCGGGCTGCCCATGAAGGTGAGCCCCAGGTgcgccccagcccagccctgggacgTTCCAAGCTCTCCGGATCCCAAACCTCGCTGTGCCGCAGGCCAAGCTGTCCATGCTGCTGCTGACGCTGGTGGTGGCGGTGGGGACGTACCTGTGGATGGAGCGGAAGCTGGCGCGGCGCGTGGAATACCGGCTGCCCCGCCTGCCGCGCCCACGCCACAAGCCCTGCGGGTACCGCTACCTGGAGGAGGACAACTCGGACGAGACCGGCTCCGAGGACGGCGGGGACCAGCAGGACGGCAGGGAGAGCCCGGCAGGGGCTGCCCGCGGGGACGAGCAGCCCACAGAGGACGGGGAGCAGCTGGGATAGacacagcccggccccgccccgccctcAAGCGCCGAGCGGGGCCATTGCCCTCCCTGGGGATGCCCAAACCCCCCCCAGTGGGCCTCAAACCCCCCTCAGGTCAGGcttgcagcccccccagcaaAGCAGCCCACAGCGCCCCCAGGTCAGGTCCACAGGCCCCCAGACTGACCTGCAGCCCCCCAGAGAGGCTCACAGACCCCCAGACTGTGGTACAGACCCCCAGGCAGACCCGCGGCCCTGCAGGTCATGCCCACAGTCCCCTAAGCTGGGGTGCAGCCCCTCAGACAGAACCACAGCACCCCAGCCCaaccctgcagcccccccaggcAGGCCGACAGCCCCCCCAGGGCAACCTTGTACCCTCCTAG
- the UNC93B1 gene encoding protein unc-93 homolog B1 isoform X5, with product MGPRQCQVPGWALRGQRHSWTILWVLTPTTMRRRRSRSTSAASVSASSRMWWPPVWRAPSPTAYTWVWARPRGPQNNPGCSEHAVTAPGPPAGLLQMQLILHYDETYREVKYSNIQLEDIDHKVLMGINVTPVAALLYTPILIRFFGTKWAMFLAVGIYALFVSSNYWERYYTLVPSAVAIGMVIVPLWASMGNYITRMAQKYYEYVNYKEEQERVRAPRDACNAYIIIFQTIFYSCFHLSFVCAQMPMVFFLNNYLYQLNHTLFAVKHCGTLSHGTLPGFNKTVLQSLPRSVNLIVVESALMAAAFLAMLVVLVLCGAAYRPMEEIDMRSIGWGNIFQLPFKHMRDYRLQHLLPLFIYSGFEVLFVCTGFSLNYGVCTLGLEKLAYLLMAYGFSASACSSLALSMLRLRRQIPLLAGAVIHAGLLVLLFCWAPEPRQQAQAPLLYIVAALWGMGSTLNKTGISILLGMLYKNKERQDFIFTIYHWWQALAIFAVYLSSGLPMKVSPRCAPAQPWDVPSSPDPKPRCAAGQAVHAAADAGGGGGDVPVDGAEAGAARGIPAAPPAAPTPQALRVPLPGGGQLGRDRLRGRRGPAGRQGEPGRGCPRGRAAHRGRGAAGIDTARPRPALKRRAGPLPSLGMPKPPPVGLKPPSGQACSPPSKAAHSAPRSGPQAPRLTCSPPERLTDPQTVVQTPRQTRGPAGHAHSPLSWGAAPQTEPQHPSPTLQPPQAGRQPPQGNLVPS from the exons ATGGGGCCAAGACAGTGCCAGGTGCCGGGCTGGGCACTGAGGGGACAGAGACACAG CTGGACGATTTTGTGGGTGCTCACCCCGACTAcaatgaggaggaggaggagcagaagtACTTCCGCCGCAAGCGTCTCGGCGTCATCAAGAATGTGGTGGCCGCCAGTCTGGCGGGCACCCTCACCTACGGCGTATACCTGGGTATGGGCAcgtcccaggggtccccaaaACAATCCAGGGTGCTCAGAGCACGCGGTGACCGCCCCTGGACCCCCCGCAGGCctgctgcagatgcagctgATCCTTCACTATGATGAGACCTACCGGGAGGTGAAGTACAGCAACATCCAGCTGGAGGACATCGACCACAAGGTGCTGATGGGCATCAACGTCACGCCCGTGGCGGCGCTGCTCTACACACCCATCCTCATCAG GTTTTTCGGCACCAAGTGGGCCATGTTCCTGGCGGTGGGCATCTACGCCCTCTTCGTCTCCAGCAACTACTGGGAGCGCTACTACACCTTGGTGCCCTCCGCTGTGGCCATCGGCATGGTCATCGTGCCCCTCTGGGCCTCCATGGGCAACTACATCACGCG GATGGCCCAGAAGTACTACGAGTATGTCAACTacaaggaggagcaggagagggtgCGGGCACCGCGGGACGCTTGCAATGCCTACATCATCATCTTCCAGACCATCTTCTACTCCTGCTTCCAC TTGAGCTTCGTCTGCGCTCAGATGCCCATggtcttcttcctcaacaactACCTGTACCAGCTCAACCACACGCTGTTCGCAGTGAAGCACTGCG GGACCCTGAGCCACGGCACGCTGCCCGGCTTCAACAAGACAGTGCTGCAGAGCCTGCCCCGCAGCGTCAACCTCATCGTGGTGGAGAGCGCGTTGATGGCCGCCGCCTTCCTCGCCATGCTGGTG gtgctggtgctgtgcGGCGCCGCGTACCGGCCCATGGAGGAGATCGACATGCGCAGCATCGGCTGGGGGAACATCTTCCAGCTGCCCTTCAAGCACATGCGGGACTATCgcctgcagcacctcctgccGCTGTTCATCTACAGCGGCTTCGAGGTGCTCTTTGTCTGCACCGGATTCTCCCTG AACTACGGCGTGTGCACCCTGGGGCTGGAGAAGTTGGCATATCTCCTCATGGCCTACGGCTTCTCTGCCTCGGcgtgctccagcctggccctgagcATGCTGCGCCTGCGCCGGCAAATCCCGCTCCTGGCTGGGGCTGTCATCCACGCCGGACTCCTGGTGCTGCTCTTCTGCTGGGCGCCAGAGCCCCGGCAGCAGGCACAGGCACCGCTGCTCTACATCGTCGCCGCACTCTGGGGCATGGGCAGCACCCTCAACAAGACCGGAATCAGCA TCCTCCTGGGAATGTTGTACAAGAACAAGGAGCGCCAAGACTTCATCTTCACCATCTACCACTGGTGGCAGGCCCTGGCCATCTTCGCCGTCTACCTGTCATCCGGGCTGCCCATGAAGGTGAGCCCCAGGTgcgccccagcccagccctgggacgTTCCAAGCTCTCCGGATCCCAAACCTCGCTGTGCCGCAGGCCAAGCTGTCCATGCTGCTGCTGACGCTGGTGGTGGCGGTGGGGACGTACCTGTGGATGGAGCGGAAGCTGGCGCGGCGCGTGGAATACCGGCTGCCCCGCCTGCCGCGCCCACGCCACAAGCCCTGCGGGTACCGCTACCTGGAGGAGGACAACTCGGACGAGACCGGCTCCGAGGACGGCGGGGACCAGCAGGACGGCAGGGAGAGCCCGGCAGGGGCTGCCCGCGGGGACGAGCAGCCCACAGAGGACGGGGAGCAGCTGGGATAGacacagcccggccccgccccgccctcAAGCGCCGAGCGGGGCCATTGCCCTCCCTGGGGATGCCCAAACCCCCCCCAGTGGGCCTCAAACCCCCCTCAGGTCAGGcttgcagcccccccagcaaAGCAGCCCACAGCGCCCCCAGGTCAGGTCCACAGGCCCCCAGACTGACCTGCAGCCCCCCAGAGAGGCTCACAGACCCCCAGACTGTGGTACAGACCCCCAGGCAGACCCGCGGCCCTGCAGGTCATGCCCACAGTCCCCTAAGCTGGGGTGCAGCCCCTCAGACAGAACCACAGCACCCCAGCCCaaccctgcagcccccccaggcAGGCCGACAGCCCCCCCAGGGCAACCTTGTACCCTCCTAG
- the UNC93B1 gene encoding protein unc-93 homolog B1 isoform X2 translates to MGPRQCQVPGWALRGQRHSWTILWVLTPTTMRRRRSRSTSAASVSASSRMWWPPVWRAPSPTAYTWVWARPRGPQNNPGCSEHAVTAPGPPAGLLQMQLILHYDETYREVKYSNIQLEDIDHKVLMGINVTPVAALLYTPILIRFFGTKWAMFLAVGIYALFVSSNYWERYYTLVPSAVAIGMVIVPLWASMGNYITRMAQKYYEYVNYKEEQERVRAPRDACNAYIIIFQTIFYSCFHLSFVCAQMPMVFFLNNYLYQLNHTLFAVKHCGTLSHGTLPGFNKTVLQSLPRSVNLIVVESALMAAAFLAMLVVSAGQEGTAPGWARAAPHLWHSAGAGAVRRRVPAHGGDRHAQHRLGEHLPAALQAHAGLSPAAPPAAVHLQRLRGALCLHRILPGRTWDGVGGVRERGRVTLSPPSLQNYGVCTLGLEKLAYLLMAYGFSASACSSLALSMLRLRRQIPLLAGAVIHAGLLVLLFCWAPEPRQQAQAPLLYIVAALWGMGSTLNKTGISILLGMLYKNKERQDFIFTIYHWWQALAIFAVYLSSGLPMKVSPRCAPAQPWDVPSSPDPKPRCAAGQAVHAAADAGGGGGDVPVDGAEAGAARGIPAAPPAAPTPQALRVPLPGGGQLGRDRLRGRRGPAGRQGEPGRGCPRGRAAHRGRGAAGIDTARPRPALKRRAGPLPSLGMPKPPPVGLKPPSGQACSPPSKAAHSAPRSGPQAPRLTCSPPERLTDPQTVVQTPRQTRGPAGHAHSPLSWGAAPQTEPQHPSPTLQPPQAGRQPPQGNLVPS, encoded by the exons ATGGGGCCAAGACAGTGCCAGGTGCCGGGCTGGGCACTGAGGGGACAGAGACACAG CTGGACGATTTTGTGGGTGCTCACCCCGACTAcaatgaggaggaggaggagcagaagtACTTCCGCCGCAAGCGTCTCGGCGTCATCAAGAATGTGGTGGCCGCCAGTCTGGCGGGCACCCTCACCTACGGCGTATACCTGGGTATGGGCAcgtcccaggggtccccaaaACAATCCAGGGTGCTCAGAGCACGCGGTGACCGCCCCTGGACCCCCCGCAGGCctgctgcagatgcagctgATCCTTCACTATGATGAGACCTACCGGGAGGTGAAGTACAGCAACATCCAGCTGGAGGACATCGACCACAAGGTGCTGATGGGCATCAACGTCACGCCCGTGGCGGCGCTGCTCTACACACCCATCCTCATCAG GTTTTTCGGCACCAAGTGGGCCATGTTCCTGGCGGTGGGCATCTACGCCCTCTTCGTCTCCAGCAACTACTGGGAGCGCTACTACACCTTGGTGCCCTCCGCTGTGGCCATCGGCATGGTCATCGTGCCCCTCTGGGCCTCCATGGGCAACTACATCACGCG GATGGCCCAGAAGTACTACGAGTATGTCAACTacaaggaggagcaggagagggtgCGGGCACCGCGGGACGCTTGCAATGCCTACATCATCATCTTCCAGACCATCTTCTACTCCTGCTTCCAC TTGAGCTTCGTCTGCGCTCAGATGCCCATggtcttcttcctcaacaactACCTGTACCAGCTCAACCACACGCTGTTCGCAGTGAAGCACTGCG GGACCCTGAGCCACGGCACGCTGCCCGGCTTCAACAAGACAGTGCTGCAGAGCCTGCCCCGCAGCGTCAACCTCATCGTGGTGGAGAGCGCGTTGATGGCCGCCGCCTTCCTCGCCATGCTGGTGGTGAGCGCCGGGCAGGAGGGGACGGCGCCGGGCTGGGCGAGAGCAGCGCCTCACCTTTGGCACTCCgcaggtgctggtgctgtgcGGCGCCGCGTACCGGCCCATGGAGGAGATCGACATGCGCAGCATCGGCTGGGGGAACATCTTCCAGCTGCCCTTCAAGCACATGCGGGACTATCgcctgcagcacctcctgccGCTGTTCATCTACAGCGGCTTCGAGGTGCTCTTTGTCTGCACCGGATTCTCCCTGGTAGGacctgggatggggtgggaggggtgagGGAGCGGGGCCGCGTGACACTGAGCCCGCCCTCGCTGCAGAACTACGGCGTGTGCACCCTGGGGCTGGAGAAGTTGGCATATCTCCTCATGGCCTACGGCTTCTCTGCCTCGGcgtgctccagcctggccctgagcATGCTGCGCCTGCGCCGGCAAATCCCGCTCCTGGCTGGGGCTGTCATCCACGCCGGACTCCTGGTGCTGCTCTTCTGCTGGGCGCCAGAGCCCCGGCAGCAGGCACAGGCACCGCTGCTCTACATCGTCGCCGCACTCTGGGGCATGGGCAGCACCCTCAACAAGACCGGAATCAGCA TCCTCCTGGGAATGTTGTACAAGAACAAGGAGCGCCAAGACTTCATCTTCACCATCTACCACTGGTGGCAGGCCCTGGCCATCTTCGCCGTCTACCTGTCATCCGGGCTGCCCATGAAGGTGAGCCCCAGGTgcgccccagcccagccctgggacgTTCCAAGCTCTCCGGATCCCAAACCTCGCTGTGCCGCAGGCCAAGCTGTCCATGCTGCTGCTGACGCTGGTGGTGGCGGTGGGGACGTACCTGTGGATGGAGCGGAAGCTGGCGCGGCGCGTGGAATACCGGCTGCCCCGCCTGCCGCGCCCACGCCACAAGCCCTGCGGGTACCGCTACCTGGAGGAGGACAACTCGGACGAGACCGGCTCCGAGGACGGCGGGGACCAGCAGGACGGCAGGGAGAGCCCGGCAGGGGCTGCCCGCGGGGACGAGCAGCCCACAGAGGACGGGGAGCAGCTGGGATAGacacagcccggccccgccccgccctcAAGCGCCGAGCGGGGCCATTGCCCTCCCTGGGGATGCCCAAACCCCCCCCAGTGGGCCTCAAACCCCCCTCAGGTCAGGcttgcagcccccccagcaaAGCAGCCCACAGCGCCCCCAGGTCAGGTCCACAGGCCCCCAGACTGACCTGCAGCCCCCCAGAGAGGCTCACAGACCCCCAGACTGTGGTACAGACCCCCAGGCAGACCCGCGGCCCTGCAGGTCATGCCCACAGTCCCCTAAGCTGGGGTGCAGCCCCTCAGACAGAACCACAGCACCCCAGCCCaaccctgcagcccccccaggcAGGCCGACAGCCCCCCCAGGGCAACCTTGTACCCTCCTAG